The Periophthalmus magnuspinnatus isolate fPerMag1 chromosome 17, fPerMag1.2.pri, whole genome shotgun sequence sequence TGTGAGTGTCAGTGGTGGGAGGTGGCTGATGGCGCAGAATGGTAGACTCGCTTCAGTCAGTCtggcccagggcagctgtggccacaatAGTCTGGAGTGTGGAGAATAGTGCACTGTGAAGAACTATGGGTGTCATGACATTGAAAACCACTAAAcccatgcattattattattagtagtagtagctcgTCCTCTGATCGTAAGGTTACCGGTTTAAATCCCGCTCTGAACATGAACATCGTTGGTAGAGCTGTAAAGTCTTGCGtgcttgaaggtagaaaagcgctgtataaatgtgcccgtttaaaatacatttgttttagaGACGATGTGAGCGGCACAATCCGGTTTTGttcacatgattttatttttgttcacaacaaaagagaagaagagacttTTACAAAACACTAAAAGCAAAATATGCAGTGGGCAAAGAGCGTCTACAGTTACAGAAACGACCCCAAACCTATGCAAACGTTACATTTAAACTAACCCAAACCAAACGCACAAACAGTTATATTTTCGTAATGTTTTTCATCACAACGCCCCTGAAACAGAGCCATATTTACAGCAGTTTTCCGTCAATCCCATGAGACTTTGTGTATTAGACAAAATATAGAGATCCATGCATTTTGTGTTAGCCTAAGCTGAAAATAGATGCACTTTTACGATAAGAGAATAGTCTGTAGTAGTAAAATAGAGCACGTTTTAATGGTTACTATGGTGACCGAGATCCCATTCGaatatttatatgaaaaaatctCTCATTTTGTGCATAATTAATCTGCTTTTGTACATAATCATCTGCATTTAACACGTGAAGGGGTGAAGTGAAGGTATTTCCATCTGATTCCAATGCATATAAAACAGCTCAATAGTccctgcgccctctgctggcaacaaaGAGGAGTGCAAGCCAGactaaatgaggctaaaaacagTAGCTGCGAGCATCGTGTTGAATGCTAACATGTTCTTAGCGTGCAAAATGACTCAaccgtgtgaatgaaacacactcCGGCTGTTTTGATGAGTGATTGACATTATACTGTGGTTAAAAGGTTAAGTTTAGAAAGTTATggggatttaaaggtgcactacgtaacttttctgctgacaTTTAAGTTATATCCAAAAAGCTGACACCGCCagaccgagttacaggtcagatctgcggagataCGACCCCTGTTCACAGTCAGAATACGTGTTTTTTAAGGTATGTCACAACAAACCCCTGTAGTTAAATGAATGTAAGATAAGACAGTGTAGTGCCTCGTTCTTCCGGGAGTGCTATTGGAGAGTATTGACCGTCTCACATGTCGCGTTGGTAAGTAcctgattagcattagcattagcaccgGCTGTTTACAGAAGCATTTTGAACCCGCGGACAAAGACCACAACACGATCAAATGCTAATCAGGGacttaagaagaaaaaaaatcaagtctATCAACTGGACGAAGGTTTAAAAGtgaagaaaagaaatagtttgagagaggagagtcaaaaaagagtcaatttttgttaggaaagacaataaTCTGTCTCCTATTTAtagctccatcctcagacctaaatctaaacaaggaaaacaacagtgatacCCTGTGtgttaataggtgtgaaatcactcattaggggttTGAATGACTACGCTAAAcatgactcagacacagttcacacttagctaAGTCTATTGAACGACGCTAACAAACTGAAACTCTAAACGATCatgtgtgttagcttcagtgtagttcagacagatataaagcagctGAGAGaattgattttttgttttgctatgaCCCATGATAACGTTAGCTGTAAACAAGAGTCGGGtagtttcactctaaaactcctcTCTCTGGGGTTGGACTCAGTGAAACTCAGGTTGAGTTAAAGGCCGGAGTTTTAAGTCAGTTCCATCAGATATAAAAGGTcttaattgcaaaaaaacatgtatgtcGTAAGTATAAGTATCTCAAGCATtctgacagaaaagttacacagtgcatctttaaggtaCACAAGAGATCTTTTACATTCATGTTGGTGTGCCATCCAGTTGCATCGTGTTTAAATTCttgtaacaaataaataagacatTTACCAACActcttaaaaaacacattatatttaaCCATTTTTCAAGTTTGTCCCTTTTTATGCTTCAGTGAAACTAAATTTGAAGGAAACATTTGGACGGTGACATGGAGGAATgcagtctaaaaaaaaaaacccttccgGATTTGTCAGCTGTGCACAGGAAGCGCCgcacttcctcttcctctgggtgccgcgctgtgattggctgctgcGGCGTGAGGTCAAAGCAGGGCAGGTTTCTGATTGGTTCACTCGGGTTTGTGGCAGTAAATGTCTTTGAGAGCCTTCAGCTCCTCGATCAGAGTCTTGTTCTGGTTTTCTAACACGGCCACTCGGTTTTCCAAACACTTGACGTACTCCTTCTTTTTCCGGCGACATTCCCGAGCCGCTTCTCtgagaaaaaacaggaaaaacaggtTATAGCCAGGATCACAATAAAACTACTGCCCTATTTCTCCCTTTAGTGAATAAATCTCAGTGTGATCGTGCTTAGATCTGTGATAAACATTTAAGAAGTAGGAATCAGTTCGCCGCCACCTTTGGCTCCGCCCTCACcataatgctgctctgtgattggtctgatcCACTCATGCATTAAACGTGAATTTAAGAATATTCATCAGGTTTTCCCTGGGTGTAGTTACTAAAGAAACGCCTCACCTGTTCTTCATGAGGCGCACCTCCCTCTTCCTGGTTACCTCCTCCGAGTGCCCTGAAGGATTCTGGGAGCTCGGAGATGCCGCCATCACCAGGCTCTGCGCCAGGCTGTGGTTTGGCGCCCTCAGCTGGTAAGCCGGGATATCTCCAGTGGCCgctgaggacacagagagacaagagacagtcagttattgtgtttaaatccaggaacGACCACGATTCAAATCAGATTAATACACAGAtatatcgccatggagatggagacaagcactaggctaagttacaggtcagatctgtggagcaacGGATTCTATTACAGTagcaacacatgtttttcaagacatttctaagcaataaaaaacacctgcaaaTAGATACGCTTAAcaccgtactgtggaacattctgagcaAAAAGCATCAACATCTCAATTccccttccaccagaaaagttacataatgtagctttaaaacatgtcacTGAGCAAAGACTGAAAATTGAACTTTAAACTC is a genomic window containing:
- the crema gene encoding cAMP-responsive element modulator — protein: MAVTGDETESAATGDIPAYQLRAPNHSLAQSLVMAASPSSQNPSGHSEEVTRKREVRLMKNREAARECRRKKKEYVKCLENRVAVLENQNKTLIEELKALKDIYCHKPE